The following DNA comes from Candidatus Stoquefichus sp. SB1.
TTTGTTGTGTCACCTTGCGCTATTTTGACATCTTTTATGATTGAATTTACACCAGATAAATTATTTGGTTTAGGATTGGCTTTATTAGGAGCTATTATTGTTCATATTATTTATATACCTTTAACAGAGTTATTAGGGAAAATATTCGGGTTTGCACCGATTGAAAAAGCAACTATTATATATTCTAATTCAGGTAATTTAATTATTCCTTTGGTAGGAGCTATTTTAGGAAAGAAATGGGTTTTGTATACGAGTGGATATATGATTGTCCAAACCATTCTTTTATGGACACATGCGAAAAGTTTAGTATGTAATGAAAGACAATATGATATAAAGAAGATTTTCTTAAATGTGAATGTTATAGCAATTATGATTGGTATTCTTTTGTTTCTGTCCCAGTTTCAATTACCTGCTTTGGTTGTGACAACTTTTGATAAAGTAGGGAGTATGATAGGACCACTTGCTATGATTGTCATTGGCATGTTAATTGGTGAAATGAATTTTAAAGATATTTTTAGTGAAAAGAGAACTTATCTTATTTGTTTGATGAGATTAATTGTTTATCCACTTATAACTGTTTTGGTATTTCGTCTTACTGGTTTATCAACGATTTCATCTGATGCGAATCAAATCTTTTTGATTACTATTTTAGCAGCCAGTGCACCTGCTGCAGCAACCATTACGCAATTTGCTCAACTATATAACAAACATCCTGGTTATGCCAGTATTATGAATGTGATGAGTGTTATCTTTAGTATTATCAGTATGCCTTTGATGGTTATGCTTTATCAATTATTATAGTTGCATTCTTTTCTCAATTTGTTACAATAATAAACATTGAGGTGTGAGTATGAAGACATTAAAGAGAAAAGAACTCTTGTTTATAGGTTTAACATTATTTTCGATGTTTTTTGGGGCGGGAAATTTAATCTTTCCGCCATTTTTAGGGGAGCAGGCAGGCCATCTGGCTTGGCTTGCAATGTTTGGTTTTATTATCAGTGCAGTTGGATTACCAGTGCTAGGAGTGATTGCAGTCGCTAAATCTGGTGGTTTAAAAGCATTGGCTGGACGTGTCCATCCTCAATTTGCATTTATCTTTACGTTGCTGATTTATTTATCCATTGGACCATGTTTAGCCATTCCACGAACAGCAAGTACATCATTTGAGATGGCAGTTGTTCCTTTTATTGGTGATTATGGAAGCATTGCACAGATTATTTATTCATGTGTTTTCTTTTCAATTGCGCTCTATATGGCTTTGAATCCAGAGAAATTATCAGATCGTTTAGGGAAAGTTTTATGTCCGATTTTGTTATGTCTAATTGGGATTATTTTTGTTGGTAGTTTTTTTGCTGGAACTTTTCAATATGGTGCTAGTGTTGAACCTTATAGCAGTCAAGCATTTGTTCAAGGTTTTTTAGATGGATATCAGACAATGGATACAATTGCAGCTTTAAATTTTGGAATTATCATTGCTTTAAATATTCAAAGTAAAGGCATTAAGGATTCTAAAACAATTGTTTCTTCAACAATGAAAGCTGGTGTCATTGCTGGGATATGTCTAACATTGGTTTATTGTGCTTTGTTACATATTGGAGGACTAGCAGGATATATCAATGGTTATCATCTTAATGGGGCGCAAACACTGATGCAGTTTGTTCGCTATTTATTTCAAAATACTGGTGTGATTATACTAGGTGCAACTTTCTTTATTGCTTGTTTAAATACTTGTATAGGTTTAATTTGTTGTTGTAGTGAATACTTCTGTGAAATTGTTCCTCAAATCAGTTATAAAAAATGGGCATTTCTATTTGCGTTCATCAGTATGGTTATTTCTAATATTGGTTTAGATATGATTCTTAAGGTTTCTATTCCTGTACTCCATTTTCTTTATCCATTATCAATTGTTTTGATTGTTTTGGCATTTATACATCAGTGGATAGAGAGATATTCATATGTCTATCAAATCACAATGTTGTTGACAGGTATTGGAAGTATTCTTGGATTATTACCAGGACTAGGACTTGATTATCAATGGTTACATTATATTCCATTGTTTGATCAATCATTAGGCTGGATAGTTTTTACTGTTTTAGGGTTTTTATTAGGAATAGTATTTTCTAAAAAAGAAAATTAACTGATATATTCTCTAGTTTTGTCGATAGACTTGCAATTCAGTTTCAATATGTTATACTACTTAATAAATATAAGTCCTTTTAAAGGGCTTGTTTTCTTTATAATAATAAGGAGGATTTATGTTACTGAATATCATTTTATTAATTGTCGGTTTTGTTTTGTTGATTAAGGGTGCTGATGTGTTTGTAGAAGGAGCATCAAAAGTTGCTGCGTTATTACATATTCCACAGATTGTGATTGGATTAACGATTGTGGCTTTTGGGACAAGTGCACCTGAAGCGGCTGTGAGTATTACTTCATCATTTCATGGAACATCAGGAATTGCGATTGGTAATATTATTGGGAGTAATATTGCTAATGTTTTATTAATATTAGGTGTGGCTGGAATGATTGGTGAATTAGTTGTTAAGAAAAATACTTTCTTTATAGAAACACCATTTGTTCTTGTGATTACTGTAGTCCTTTTGTTTTTAGGATATGCAGATGAAAATATTTCTCGCATAGATGGTGTTATTTTATGGCTTTTCTTTTTAGTCTTTTTATATTATTTATATCGTTTAACAAAACGTGGTGATGATAGTGCAATTGATGATATTCCTGAATTAGATGAAAATGATCGTTTATGGAAACTCATTGTGATGATTGTTTTAGGAATTGTTTGTGTTGTTGTTGGAAGTCAGGTGACTGTTGATGCTGCCAGTCAAATTGCTCAGGCATTTGGGGTGAGTGACCGTATTATTGGATTAACAATTGTTTCGATTGGAACTTCACTCCCTGAATTGGTAACGTCAGTGAGTGCTTCTTTGAAAGGTAGAAATGATATTGCGATTGGAAATATTATTGGAAGTAATATTTTTAATATCTTGTTTGTGCTTGGAACAGCGGCTTTGGTTGCACCAGCTGGGATTCATTTTGCACCTGGTTTCTTAATTGATGGATTGATTGCAATTGGTGCTGTTGTTATGTTTATGGTGTTTGTTGGAAAGAATATGAAGTTGAAAAAGTATGGTGCTTTTATAATGTTGATATCGTATGTATGTTATTTGGTTTATATATTGTAAAAAAATTCATGAGAGAAAGGGTTTACATGAAAAATGTAAGCCTTTTTATTTGGATTTATGTATTATCTTGCTTGTTTTTTCACAAGGAATATAGTATATTTACATTGTAAATTAAATTAATATTTCGGAGGAAAGAAAATGGCAGAAAAAAAAGCTGTAAAAAAAGTTGAAGAACCAACTAATGAACAAATTGATGCTCATGTTGATGAGTTAGTTCAAAAAGCATTAGAGGCTCTTGAAAAGTTTGAATCTTTTGATCAAGATGCAGTTGACTACATCGTTGCAAAGTGTTCAGTTGCTGGGTTAGACCAACATGGTGTATTAGCAGAAGCAGCAGTTAAAGAAACAGGTAGAGGTGTTTTTGAAGACAAAGCTGTTAAGAACTTATTCGCTTGTGAATATGTAACAAGCAATCTTCGTCATTTAAAAACTGTAGGTATTATTAATGAAGATCCATTAACTGGTATCACTGAAATCGCTGAACCAGTTGGGGTTGTTTGTGGTATCGTTCCAACAACAAATCCAACTTCTACAGTTATCTTCAAATCTTTAATTTCATTAAAAACAAGAAATCCAATTATCTTCTCATTCCATCCATCTGCTTATGAATGTTCAGTTCAAGCAGCTGAAGTTATCAGAGATGCTGCTGTTGCTGCTGGGGCTCCTGAAAACTGTATTCAATGGTTAGGATTACGTTCTATGTATGCAACAACTGCATTAATGAACCATCCAGGTGTAGCAACTATCTTAGCAACTGGTGGTAATGCAATGGTTAAAGCTGCTTACTCTTGTGGTAAACCTGCTTTAGGTGTAGGTGCTGGTAACGTTCCTGCATATGTTGAAAAATCTTGTGTATTAAAAAGAGCAGTTAACGATATCGTATTATCAAAATCATTTGATAATGGTATGATTTGTGCTTCTGAACAAGCTGCAATCGTTGACCAAGAAATCTATAAAGATTTTAAAGAAGAAATGAATCGTTTTAAAGTTTATTTCGTTAATGCTGATGAAAAAGCAAAACTTGAAACATTTATGTTTGGTTGTGCTTCTTATACTGATAAAGTGAATGAAGCAAAATTAAATCCTAATGTTGTAGGTAAAGATGCAACTTGGATTGCTGAACAAGCTGGTTTCAAAGTACCAGAAGATACTCAAATCATCTGTGCTGAATGTAAAGAAGTAGGTCCTAATGAACCATTAACAAGAGAAAAATTATCTCCAGTATTAGCTGTTTTAAAAGCAACTTCTACAAAAGATGGTATTGAAAAATCAGCTGCAATGGTTGAATTCAATGGTTTAGGTCACTCAGCTGCAATTCATACTCAAAATCATGAAATTTCAGTAGAATTTGGTTTAAAATGTAAAGCAATTCGTGTTATTGAAAATGCTCCATCAACATTTGGTGGTATTGGTTCTGTTTATAATGCATTCATTCCTTCATTAACATTAGGATGTGGATCTTATGGACACAACTCAGTTTCTAATAACGTAAGTGCTGTAAACTTATTAAATATTAAGAGAATAGGGAGACGTAACAACAATATGCAATGGGTTAAACTTCCTCCAAAAATCTATTTTGAAAGAAATTCAATTAGATATTTAAGAGACATGAAAGTCATGGAAAAAGCAATGATTGTCACAGACAGAGGTATGTACAATCTTGGTTATGTAGATAAGATCGAAGATGTTATTAAGAGAAGACGTAACAAAGTTGATATGGAATTATACTTTGATGTAGAACCAGATCCAAGTATTGACACTGTTAATGAAGGTGTTGAATTAATGAGAAAATTCCAACCAGATGTTATTATTGCATTAGGTGGAGGTTCTTCAATGGATGCTGCTAAAGTTATGTGGTTAATGTATGAACATCCAGAAGTTAACTTTGATGATATCAAACAAAAATTCATGGATATCAGAAAACGTGCATTCAAATTCCCTGAATTAGGAAAGAAAGCAAGATTAATTTGTATCCCAACGACTTCAGGTACAGGTTCAGAGGTAACTCCATTCGCTGTTATCACTGATAAACAAGCTAATAAGAAATATCCATTAACTGACTACTCATTAACTCCAACAGTTGCTATTGTTGATCCAGAATTTGTTATGAGTTTACCTGCATCAATTGCTGCTGATACTGGAATTGACGTATTAACTCATGCAGTAGAAGCTTATGTTTCTATCTTAGCATCTGACTTTACTGATGGATGGGCTAAACAAGCTGTTAAATTAGTATTTGATTACTTAGAAAGATCAGTTAAGAATGGTAAAAATGATCCAGAAGCAAGAGAAAAAATGCATAATGCAGCAACAATTGCTGGTATGGCATTCGCTAATGCTTTCTTAGGTATGAACCACTCATTAGCTCATAAGATTGGTGGAGAATGGCATGTTCCTCATGGTCGTACAAATGGTATCTTATTACCACATGTTATTAGATATAACGGAACTATCCCTACTAAGTTAAATATCTGGCCAAAGATTGAAAACTATAAAGCTGATGTTAAATATATGGAATTAGCTCAATTAATTGGTTTAAATCCAAAAACTCCAGCTGAAGGTGTTGCTATGTTCGCTGATGCATGTGAAGAATTATGTGCAAAAGTTGGTGTTGCTTGCAACATTAAATCTCAAGGTATTGATAAAGATGCTTGGGAAGAATCAGTTCATAGAATGGCTATGAATGCTTATGAAGATCAATGTACTCCAGCAAACCCAAGAATGCCTATGGTACATGATATGGAAGCAATCTTAAGAATGATTTATGATTATGAATCTAAGTTTGCTGCTGAAGCATTAAAGAAATAATAATGAATAAAGGGTGTTGCTAATTTGCAACGCCTTTTCTTTTGGCGTAAAATAGATTTGAGGATGTGATTGTTATGTTTATTCAAACCCAAAAACAATATACGCAATTTGAAAGTGATGATCTTACAGAATTATTAGGACAAATGACTTTTAAGATTAATAATTTTGGTTTATGGCAAAGTCAGCATGATACCAAAGTTCAATATATTTCTAATGATATTGAAATTGTTTATTATCGTGAAGGTGGTTCTATAACAAGAATTGGGAACAAGGAATATGAATGTCCACCAGGCAGTTTTCTGATTTTAGAACCTTATCAACTTAATGTCTCTATAAATCAAAAATATTGCCAATATTCTTATTATTACTTTCATTTTGAAATAGAACCATTACATCTTAGAAAACAATTCTTATCAATGCTTACAAAACATGGTCATTTAATATATGCTCATGAAATGAAGGATTTTAGAGAAATGCTAGATCGTTTACTCATTGAAGCTAACGAAAAGGAAATCGGTTATTCTAGTATTATTACTTCTGCTTTGATTAGAGTTGTTGTTGAAATTATGCGGGCACAATTAAAAAGAAGTCATGATAATCATATTCGCATTGTTCATTCACCTTATACAGATTTAGTCAATGAAGCTATCCATTATATCCAAGAACATTTGTATGAATCTATTCGTTTGAATACAATGGCTCAAGATTTAGGTGTCTCAAAAGGTGTTTTATATAAAGCATTTATAGAAGTTCTTTCTATTCCTCCTGCTCAATATATTCATCAGGAGAAAATTCAATATGTACAAAGTCGTTTATTATTAGGAGAAAGTTTAACCGCTTTAGCACAGGAATTAGGTTATTCTTCAGCTTATCACTTATCTAAGGATTTTAAAAAGCAAGTAGGAGTAAGTCCAAGAGAATATAAGAAACATGTGAAATAAAAAACATATGCATAAATGTATATGTTTTTTACATAAATACGTATGTTTTGTATATTTGTAAGTGCTATCATATGGATAAAGAAATCATTGCATGTGAAATGAAGAAAGGAAAATGTATAAGGATAAATTATACAAGGATAGACAATGAAATTATTAGAACCAATCCAAGTTGGAAAAATCACATTAAAGAATCGTATTATGTTTCCGCCAATGACCACAGGTTATGAGGAACGTGATGGAACGATAGGAAAGCAGAGCCTTCAATTCTATAAAAGATTAGCTGAAGGTGGGGTTGCCTATATTGTTTTGGGTGATGTTGCCCCTGTCAATACAGTTTCACCAACGCCTAAACTCTTTCATGATGGACAAGTTGAAGCGTTTAAGGCTTTGGCAGATGCACTTCATACTTATGATTGTAAATTAGGAATTCAATTATTTCATCCTGAATATGATGTTGATGCTTTAGCAGAAATGTTTAAAAAAGGTGATATGCAGGCTGCAAGAGCGAAACTTCATCATGATATGTTGCATTATATTGATGAAGTGACAGAAGAACAATTAAATACGATTTTAGTGAAGATGGGTGAATGCGTGAAGCGTGCTTATGTGGCAGGTGTTGATGTTATTGAAGTCCATGGGGATCGTCTTGTTGGTTCATTATGTTCAACTATTTTAAATCACCGAACAGATCATTATGGTGGATCTTTTGAAAATAGGACACGTTTTGCATTAAAGGTTGTGGAAACAATTAAAGCCAATGCACCAGATATTTGTATTGACTATAAATTACCTATTGTTACAGTTAATGAAGATGGAACTTATAGAGGAAAAGGTGGCTTGATTATCGAAGAAGCTATTCAATTAGCCAAAATATTAGAAACAGTTGGTGTTGATATGATTCATGTTGGACAAGCCAATCATACTGGAAATATGAATGATACTATCCCAGCCATGGGAACACAGCCTTATTGTTTTATGAATGACTATACAAAACAAATCAAAAAGGCAGTTTCTATTCCTGTTTCTTCAGTAGGACGTATACTCACACCTGAAAATGGAGAAGCTCTAATTGAAAATGGAGTTTGCGATATTATTGGATTAGGACGTTCATTATTAACTGATCCTGACTTTGTTAAAAAATTAGAAGCAGGACAACAAGATAGAATTCGTTATTGCATGATGTGCAATAAAGGATGTACAGATGCTATTCAAAATCGTCAATTCTTAAGTTGTGTATTAAATGCAGAGAATGGCTATGAATATGAAAGAGTTATAGCTCCTGCTACAGCTAAGAAAAAAGTGATTGTTGTTGGCGGTGGACCTGCTGGAATGGAAGCTGCTAGAGTTGCCAAGACAAGAGGGCATGATGTTATCTTATTTGAACGAGAAACAACATTAGGTGGTCAGTTGAATATCGCAAGTATTCCTCCTAGAAAATCAGAAATGACAAGAGCTATTCATTATTTAACAAATGAAATGAAAGTTCTTGGTGTTGATTTGCGATTGGGACAAAATGTATGTGCGAAATGTATTCTTGATCAAAAACCTGATAGTGTAATTATTGCTATAGGAGCATCTAATATTGATTTGCCAATACCTGGTCATGATTTGCCTCATGTTTATGATGCATGGAAAGTTTTGAATCATGAGCAACTTCCAAGTGGTAATGTTGTTGTCATTGGAGGTGGTCTTGTTGGGGCTGAAACTGCTGAATTATTAGCTGAGATGGGCTGCCATGTTTCTATTGTGGAAATGTTAGACGAAATTGCTAAAGAAGAATCTTCAACTGTCAAACCAACAATGTTTGAAACATTTAAAAAACATAATGTTAAATTATTAACCAAAACAAAAGTAACAGGAATTACAAAAGCATCTGTTGAAGCGGAAGATGAAAATGGAAAAGTTTCATTACCATGTGACTATGTTATCATGGCAGTAGGAGCAAAACCAAATGCCTTTGATACCACTGCTTTAATTGAGGCTGGTATTGATGTTCATATTGTTGGTGATTGTCATGAAAGAGCAGCTGACATTAATCGAGCTATTGAAGAAGGTTATTTAGCTGCAAATTCAATATAATTCTTAAAAGATAGATATGTTTAGTGACATATCTATCTTTCTTTTGAGAGAAATTTAAAGAAACAAGTCAAAATACAAGTTTTCTATTTTATAAAGTGATATACTATATAGTGGTATCCACATTGGAGGTAATAAAATGGAAAAAGATAATGCAGAATTGTCACAAGATATAGAATATCAACTTTTAATGACGTCTCTTAATGCTAGTGTTAGTAAACATTTATTAGATGAACATTTTACATTAGTGACGGCAAATTCGCGTTATTATGAAATGTTTGGTTATAAAAAAGAAGAATATGAAAAATTGTATCATAATCGTCCTGATTTATTTTATAAAAATGATCCTGATGATTGGCATGAACTGAGTCAGATTGTTATGGATACAATTCAACAAGGAAAAAATCGATATGATGCTATTGTACGTATGAGACATAAAAATGGACAAAGATTGTGGATTAAAGTTGTAGGAAACTTTACTGATGAATACGTGAATGGTTATCGCATCTCTTATTCAGTGATGATGGATGTTAGTGAATTAATGCAGAATAAGATTGAAAAAGAAACCACAGAAAATAATTTTCCTGGTTTAATCGCAAAATATAAAATAACTCAAGATGGATTAGAATTTTTGGATGGTAATTATCGTTTCCGTGATTTTTTTAGACAACATCTTTCTATTCATTTGAATGATATGTCAAAGGAAAATGGATTAGAAGAGGTAGCTGATAATTATTCAAAATTACGCCAAGGAGAATCATTTATTTTTAATATTTCTCCATATGATGCTTACAATGAACAAAAATATTTAACAGTATCAGCACAATGTATTGATAAGGATAAAGATGATCCTATCTATTTATTGCTTTTTTCAGATATTACAGAATTAACCTTACAAAAACAACAGCTTCAACAATATAATCAATCATTACATAAATTAGCATTTTCTGATGAAGTTACAAAAGGTTATAATCGAAGAAAATTTGATTTGGTTGCTGGTGATGCAGTCCGTTCTCATAAACCAGGAACATATGCAATGGTATGGCTCAATCTACAAAAGTTTAAGATTGTCAATGAAATTGCAGGCATTGAAGCCGGAGATATTGCACTCAAATATATATATCGTCAATTGCGTGAACATTTAGATGAAGATGAATATGTTGCACGATTATTTTCAGATAATTTTGTTATTCTTATTAAAACAGATGGTGAAAAGAGTATTGAAGAGCGATTAAATCAGTGTATACAAGATATCAATTCATATAATGATAAAGAGGAATATAAGTATTATTTAACTTTTATGGCAGGTATTTATTTGATTAATGAACCTGATATTTCTGTGACTTATATGCAAGATAGAGCACATGCAGCTATTAAATCAAGCAATGATCAAAATTCTGATTTATGTATTATGAGTTATTATAATGAAGCAATACGTATAAAAATGCTAGACGAAAAAGATATTGAAAATCGTATGAGAGAAGCATTAAAAAATGATGAGTTTGAAGTTTACTTACAACCTAAATATTCATTAAAAAAGAAAACTATTTTAGGTGCCGAAGCTTTGGTAAGATGGAATCATCCTCAACGTGGTTTCCTTCCACCTTCTGAATTTATCCCAATTTTTGAAACCAATGGTTTTATTATCCAATTAGATTTATATGTATTTGAAAAAGTATGTGAATGTCTTAAAAGATGGCAGGATGAAGGCAAAGAGATGCTGACGATATCAATTAATATGTCAAGATCACACTTTTCTAAAAATGGTTTCTTAGATGAATATGTCAGAATTAAAAATAAATATGGCATTTCTGCAAAATATTTAGAGATTGAATTAACGGAAACACTTGTTTTTGAAAATCCTGAAATATTCATTAATATTATTCAAAAAATTCATAAAGAAGGTTTCTCTTGTTCAATGGATGATTTTGGAAGTGGTTATTCGACATTGAATACTTTAAAAGATTTAGATGTCGATACAATCAAGTTAGATAAAGCATTCTTTTCATCTGAAAAGATGGAAAACAATAGAGAGAATATTATTATCGGAAGTGTTTTAGATATGGCTAAGTCCTTAGATATGGAAACAGTTGCTGAAGGTATTGAAACGATGGAACAAGTTGATTTCTTAAGTCAAACATCATGTGATTTGGTTCAAGGATATGTCTTTTCTAAACCTTTACCTATTTTATCATTTGAAAAATTATGGTTTGAACAAAATAAAAAAATAACGATAGACTCCTAAGAATCTATCGTTATTTTATGCACTGATTAAATATTATTTGTTTTTCCAATCTTCATACATTTTTAAAGCTTGATCTAAAACTTTTGATCCATCCATCATACCATAAGTACGCATATCAATAACTTCAACAGGAACTTCACCTTTTGTTTGTTCTTTGATTGAATTTAAACGGAAACGTACTTGAGGTCCTATAAGTAATACATCACATGGGTCAGCAGCATATTCAGTTGTTAGTGCAGTTTCACTAACAGCCCAGATTTTGCATTCTAAACCTCTTTCAGCAGCAGCTTTTTCCATACGAGTCACAAGTAAGCTTGTTGACATCCCAGCGCTACATGCTAACATAATTTTCATCATTCTATAAATCCTCCTTGTTATTTGTCTTTCTTTATATATATATTATACACCTAGTCATTTCAGAATGAAAGAATAATAAATAAAGAAATATAAAATTATTGACTTATCTCTATGACTCCTTTACCATAGTGTTATGGAAAAGAAAAATAGATATTTTCAATGGATTTTTTTATTAGGAATTGTTGTGAGTTTTGGGGTACAATTTGTATATATTCTCTTACCTCAATGGACATTAACATTGTTACAAAAACTTATTTTATTAAGTATTCAAATGATTTCCATTGGTAGTTATACACATTTTCGACTCATTAATTCAAGTTTAAAAGAAAGGAAAAAAGGTTTTTTGAAAGCACATTGGATTGTGTTTGTCATATATTGTCTAAATCTTATATACGTTTTATTTTTAGATCCTGATTTTGGCAGGCAAGTGTTTAAGGAAACATTATCTTTTGAAGAATACTGGAAATATAATGTTAATTTAGATTTGTTTGAAACAATACAATTATTTATCAGAGGTTATCAAAATCATATTGTGAGTTTAGAAACATTATTAAGAAATATATTAGGGAATTTAATTGTTTTTATGCCTATGGCTTATTTTTTACCAGTTTTATTTGCTTGTCAGAGAAAAGTTTATATTTTTTTGCCAACACTTTTTATGATGGTTTTAAGTGTTGAAGTTTTACAGGTCATATTCAGAATAGGAAGTGGCGATGTTGATGATTTATTTTTAAATGTTGTGGGGGCTTTTTTGATGTATTTATTTTTGAAATGCTTACCACTTGAGCATATTTATGCATTAAAAGAAAGGAATTAAAATGAAGAAAAAGGATATTATTGTGATTGTTGTATTGTGTTTAGTTATTGGAATTGGTTATTTTGTTTATCAAATGTTTCAGGGAGAAAAGAATATTGTTGAAGTATATTATAAAGATAAGTTAATTCAACAAATTGATATTTCAATAGATAAGACATATACTTTTGAAGGAAGTTATGGAAAATTTAATTTAGAAGTCAAAGATCATCAGTATCATGCTGTTGATGTAGAATGTCCAAATCATGATTGTGAAAAAATGGGTTGGGTGAAAGAAGGAAGTTCAAAAACAATTATGTGTTTACCTAATGAGATTTATGTTGTACAAGCAGAAACTGAGGACGCATTTTAATGAAAAATAAATTTCATTTTTTTCTAACATTCCTGCTAGGAATGTTATTTGTTTTTATAAGTATTTTTGCCTTTGTATATTCATCTTATTTTGTATATACAATTGTCATTTTGCTTGGATTGATTATTCTTGTAGATGCCTTGTTTAATATTGTTAAAATGTTAAGTACTCATAAGAATCATTTTTTACAATATTTGATTCACATCATGATTGGTATATTATTCCTTCTTTTTCCTCAATTGCCTTTTTCATTTGTTATTGTTATTTTTGCTTTGTATATATGTATTGCTGGATTATCACATTTTATAACTTATTGTTATT
Coding sequences within:
- a CDS encoding AEC family transporter; this encodes MELSLLLMQQICQLFIMIFLGFMLVKTKTLSTQDSKVISKVILFVVSPCAILTSFMIEFTPDKLFGLGLALLGAIIVHIIYIPLTELLGKIFGFAPIEKATIIYSNSGNLIIPLVGAILGKKWVLYTSGYMIVQTILLWTHAKSLVCNERQYDIKKIFLNVNVIAIMIGILLFLSQFQLPALVVTTFDKVGSMIGPLAMIVIGMLIGEMNFKDIFSEKRTYLICLMRLIVYPLITVLVFRLTGLSTISSDANQIFLITILAASAPAAATITQFAQLYNKHPGYASIMNVMSVIFSIISMPLMVMLYQLL
- the brnQ gene encoding branched-chain amino acid transport system II carrier protein; protein product: MKTLKRKELLFIGLTLFSMFFGAGNLIFPPFLGEQAGHLAWLAMFGFIISAVGLPVLGVIAVAKSGGLKALAGRVHPQFAFIFTLLIYLSIGPCLAIPRTASTSFEMAVVPFIGDYGSIAQIIYSCVFFSIALYMALNPEKLSDRLGKVLCPILLCLIGIIFVGSFFAGTFQYGASVEPYSSQAFVQGFLDGYQTMDTIAALNFGIIIALNIQSKGIKDSKTIVSSTMKAGVIAGICLTLVYCALLHIGGLAGYINGYHLNGAQTLMQFVRYLFQNTGVIILGATFFIACLNTCIGLICCCSEYFCEIVPQISYKKWAFLFAFISMVISNIGLDMILKVSIPVLHFLYPLSIVLIVLAFIHQWIERYSYVYQITMLLTGIGSILGLLPGLGLDYQWLHYIPLFDQSLGWIVFTVLGFLLGIVFSKKEN
- a CDS encoding calcium/sodium antiporter, with product MLLNIILLIVGFVLLIKGADVFVEGASKVAALLHIPQIVIGLTIVAFGTSAPEAAVSITSSFHGTSGIAIGNIIGSNIANVLLILGVAGMIGELVVKKNTFFIETPFVLVITVVLLFLGYADENISRIDGVILWLFFLVFLYYLYRLTKRGDDSAIDDIPELDENDRLWKLIVMIVLGIVCVVVGSQVTVDAASQIAQAFGVSDRIIGLTIVSIGTSLPELVTSVSASLKGRNDIAIGNIIGSNIFNILFVLGTAALVAPAGIHFAPGFLIDGLIAIGAVVMFMVFVGKNMKLKKYGAFIMLISYVCYLVYIL
- the adhE gene encoding bifunctional acetaldehyde-CoA/alcohol dehydrogenase, with the translated sequence MAEKKAVKKVEEPTNEQIDAHVDELVQKALEALEKFESFDQDAVDYIVAKCSVAGLDQHGVLAEAAVKETGRGVFEDKAVKNLFACEYVTSNLRHLKTVGIINEDPLTGITEIAEPVGVVCGIVPTTNPTSTVIFKSLISLKTRNPIIFSFHPSAYECSVQAAEVIRDAAVAAGAPENCIQWLGLRSMYATTALMNHPGVATILATGGNAMVKAAYSCGKPALGVGAGNVPAYVEKSCVLKRAVNDIVLSKSFDNGMICASEQAAIVDQEIYKDFKEEMNRFKVYFVNADEKAKLETFMFGCASYTDKVNEAKLNPNVVGKDATWIAEQAGFKVPEDTQIICAECKEVGPNEPLTREKLSPVLAVLKATSTKDGIEKSAAMVEFNGLGHSAAIHTQNHEISVEFGLKCKAIRVIENAPSTFGGIGSVYNAFIPSLTLGCGSYGHNSVSNNVSAVNLLNIKRIGRRNNNMQWVKLPPKIYFERNSIRYLRDMKVMEKAMIVTDRGMYNLGYVDKIEDVIKRRRNKVDMELYFDVEPDPSIDTVNEGVELMRKFQPDVIIALGGGSSMDAAKVMWLMYEHPEVNFDDIKQKFMDIRKRAFKFPELGKKARLICIPTTSGTGSEVTPFAVITDKQANKKYPLTDYSLTPTVAIVDPEFVMSLPASIAADTGIDVLTHAVEAYVSILASDFTDGWAKQAVKLVFDYLERSVKNGKNDPEAREKMHNAATIAGMAFANAFLGMNHSLAHKIGGEWHVPHGRTNGILLPHVIRYNGTIPTKLNIWPKIENYKADVKYMELAQLIGLNPKTPAEGVAMFADACEELCAKVGVACNIKSQGIDKDAWEESVHRMAMNAYEDQCTPANPRMPMVHDMEAILRMIYDYESKFAAEALKK
- a CDS encoding helix-turn-helix transcriptional regulator, translating into MFIQTQKQYTQFESDDLTELLGQMTFKINNFGLWQSQHDTKVQYISNDIEIVYYREGGSITRIGNKEYECPPGSFLILEPYQLNVSINQKYCQYSYYYFHFEIEPLHLRKQFLSMLTKHGHLIYAHEMKDFREMLDRLLIEANEKEIGYSSIITSALIRVVVEIMRAQLKRSHDNHIRIVHSPYTDLVNEAIHYIQEHLYESIRLNTMAQDLGVSKGVLYKAFIEVLSIPPAQYIHQEKIQYVQSRLLLGESLTALAQELGYSSAYHLSKDFKKQVGVSPREYKKHVK